GTGAGCAGCATGGTGGAGCGCCGGGTGACCCAGCGCTGCACCGGCATGTGCTCCCACCAGCCCGGCACCAGCTCGTCCAGGATCCGGCCGTAGACCACGCCGCCGTACACGTTCTTGGCGCCCGGGTAGGGACCGCGCTCCAGCAGCGCCACCGACAGCCCGGCGCGCGCCGCCTCCAGCGCGGCCGCCGACCCGGCGGGGCCCGCGCCGACCACGACGACGTCGAAGGCGGGCGCCGGATTCGTCTCAGGCGGCATCGCCCACCTCCCTCAGCCTGCGGGTCAGCGCGGCGAGCACGGCGGGCGCGTCGGCCACGATGCCCAGGTCGGCCATGGCGGTCATCGGGCAGTACGGGTCGGTGTTCACGCTCACCACATGGCGCGGCGCGCCGAGCCCGCCGGTGTGGTGCGGGGCGCCGGAGACACCGAACGCGACGTACAGGTCGGGGTCGACGGTGACGCCGGTGGTGCCGATCTGCCGGGCGTACTCCAGCCAGCCCGCGTCGGTGACCACGCGGGTGCCGCCCACCGCCATGTCCAGGGCGGCACCGGCCTCGGCGAGCAGCGCCACGGCCTCGGGACCGCCCAGCCCGCCGCCCGCACCGAGCACCCGGCGGGCGGCGGCCAGATCACCGGCGTCGGCCGAGGTGTCGAGGTCGGCCACGTGCACCGCGTCGGGGACGGCGGGCGCGGGGGCGGACAGGGTGAGTTCGCCGGTCTCCACAGGGCCCGGCACGGGCACCGCGCCGCGCACCCCGGGCTCCAGGGTGGCCACGAAGGGGCCGTCCACGGTCAGTTCGACCAGTGCGCTGCCGCCCAGGCGCAGCACGTCGGCGCCGTGCGGAAGCACCTCGAGGGCGCTGGCGAGGAGCGGCCGCCCCAGCTCGGCGGCGAGGCGCGGCGCGAGGTCCCGGCCGTCCGGGGAGGCAGGCAGGATCACGATGCGCACGGCGGCGAGCAGCGGCGCGAGTGCGACGGACAGGGCGGCGGGCGAGGTCCCGCTGTCGGCCGTCCACACCCGCCGGGCCGCGACCAGCTCCCGGGCCCCGGCGGCGGCCCGCGAACCGGCCACCAGCGCGTGTCCGTCCGCCTCGGCCACGGCCTCGTCCGCGCCCAGCGGAAGCACCCCGTCCCGTACGACGAGCACGGCGACCCGCTCGGGCAGGCGGGCGCTCACAGGGCCGCCCCCACCCGGTGCCCCTCGACGACCGCGGCGTGTGCGCGGCGCGGGGTCAGGCAGTCACCGGCCCGGTGGACCGGGAACGGCGCGTCCGTCAGCGCGTGCCACAGGGCGTCCTCCGGCGCCTGGTGCACGGCGCACACCACCCAGTCGTAGCGTTCCCGCGCCGTGGTGTTCGTGGTGTGCGTGAGGATGTCCAGCTCCACTTCCCCGTCCCCCTGCCCGCCCGGCCGGGCTCCCGTCACCACCTGGTCGGTGGCGTGTGCGATGCCCTTGGCGTGGGCGCGCACGCCGTACGTCTCCAGGTCGAGCGTGACGCCCAGGTCCTGCCCCACGACCATCCCGGGCGTGCTGATCCGCACCCTGCAACCCCGGTCGGCCAGCAGCTCGGCCGTGGAGGTGGCCTGGTGGAAGCCGAGTTCGTCGACGACCAGGACCCGCTGTCCGGCCTGCGGCGCCGCCCGGCCCTCCAGCACGTCCCGCACATCCACGATCCGCTCCAGGCCGCCCGCCCAGTAGGGGGGTTGGGGCCGCGCACCGGTGGCGAGGACGACCGCGTCCGGCGCCTCGGCGCGCAGTGATTCGGCCGTGGCCTCCACCCCCGTGCGGATGTCCACGCCATGGCGCAGGCACTCGGCGAGCAGGTTGCGCACCACGTCCAGGAACTCCGCCCGGCTCGGCGCGGTCGCCGCCGTGGCGACCTGGCCGCCGGTGGCCGGCGCCCGCTCGTACAGCGTCACCCGGTGCCCGCGCTGCGCGGCGGTCGCCGCCGCCTGCAGCCCGGCCGGGCCGCCGCCGACCACCAGCACCCGGCGCGGCCTCGGGCCCGGCGCGGGCAGCGGCACCGCCTCGCGGCCCGCCCGGGGGTTCTCGATGCAGCCCAGCCAGCGGTTCAGGCCCATGCGGCCCACGCACTCCTGGTTGCAGGACAGACAGGTGCGGATGTGCGGGGTGTGCCCGGCGCGGGCCTTGGCGGCGAAGTCCGGGTCGGCGATCTGGCCGCGCACCACGCCGACCAGGTCGCAGTGGCCCTCGGCGAGGGCCCGTTCGGCCTGCACCGGGTCCTTGATCCGGCCCACGCCGATCACCGGCAGTCGCACGGCCGAGCGGATGGCGTTGGAGACGAACAGGGCGTAGCCGGGCGGCACCGACATCGACGCCTCGATCATGTACAGGGTCGAGGTGGCCACGCCGATCGAGGTGTTGATGTAGTCGACCTTGCCGGTGGCCTCCACCAGCCGGGCCGTGGCGACGGCCTCCTCGATGGTGGTGCCGCCGTCCAGCAGCTCGTCGCCGCACAGCCGCACCCCCAGCACCCGGTCGGGCCCGATGGCCTCGCGCACCGCGTCGACGATCTCCGTCAGGATCCGCACCCGGTGCTCCAGCGGGCCGCCGTAGGCGTCGGTGCGCAGGTTGGTGGCGGGGGAGAGGAAGCCGCGCACGATCGAGGAGTGCGAGCACTGCAGTTCGACGCCGTCGAAGCCGCCCTCCGCGCAGTGCCCGGCGACCGTGCCGTACCCGGCGACGATCTCGGCGATCTCCGCGGTGGTGACCTCCTTGGGCACCTCCCGGAACAGCGGGTCGGGCACCGGCGACGGTGCCCACACCGGCAGCCGCGAGTACATCGAGGACGCCTGGCCGCCGTTGTGGTTCAGCTGGGCGAGGATCGGGGTGCCGTGCGCGTGGACGGCCTCGGTGATGCGCCGGTACCCGGCCACCGCCTCCGGCCGGAAGCCGTGGATGAGCTTCTCGTACGGCCAGTCGGTGGCGTGGGTGGAGTGCTCCTCGGTGATGATCAGCCCGGCCCCGCCGGCCGCCCGCGCCGCGTAGTACGCCGCGTGCTGCTCACTGGGCAGGCCGTCCTCGGCGTAGTTCGTCAGATGCGCGGAGAACACGATCCGGTTGGCGAGCGTCAGAGGGCCCAGCCGGAGCGGGGAGAACAGCAGCTTCACGGCGCTCACCGCGACGCACCTCCTTCGCCGCCGTGCAGCGCCAGCGCCGCGCGGCGGCCCTCCAGCAGGGCCTCGTGCACCGTGCGCGGTGCCACCCGGTCGCCCGCCGGCACGGCGCCGGCCGGGGCGGTGAGCGAGGTGTCGGGCAGCCGGTGGCCGCAGTGCACCACGGCCGCGCACGCCACCTTGTGCTGCTCGCCGGTGACGGAGTCCTCCACCAGCGCGGCGTCCGCGAGCACCGCCCGCAGCACGGCCCGCCGCAGCAGGCTCACCCCGGCGCGTGCCAGCCGCGCGTGCGCGTCGGCGAGGTCACCGGTCAGGGCGAGCTGTGTCCCGGCCACCTGGTCCGGGGTGACCAGCGCGGTCTCACGGCCCTCGGCGGCCAGCCGGTCGGCGAGGGCGACGCCGGTCGCGTCGCCCACGGGATCGTGGACGAGCACCGGTCCGTCGGGCAGCGCCGCACGGCCCGCGAGGAGGTCGGCCGCCTCCAGCACGGTGCCGCCGTCGACGTCGTAGCGGCGCGGACCGGGACGCGAGCCGGTGGCCAGCACCACCCGGCGCCCGGTCAGGTCCCGTGCCGCCGCCTCGGTGCCGGTCCGCACGACGACGCCGAGCCGCCGTACCTCCGACTCCAGCCAGTCCAGCAGCGGCGCCCAGCGCCCGCCCGCCACCCGCAGCATCCCGCCGAGCCGCTCGGTGCGCTCCACCAGTTCCACGGGGTGCCCGTGGGCGGCCAGCACCCGCGCGGCCTCCAGGCCGGCGGGGCCGCCGCCGACCACGAGGACGGCATGGCCGGACGCCCCGGGAGGCGCACCGTCGGGCCTCCCGGGGGCGTCCGTCTCCCGCGCCGCGGCGGCCACGGACCCCGGCTCCCGCCTCAGGGGGGTGTCCGGCGGGTCCTCGGTCTCATGGCCGCTGCGGGGGTCCACGGCGCACGAGACCACCGGGTTGCGGTTGTCCCGTACGCGGCACTTCTGGTTGCACAGCACACACGGCCGCACCCGCTCGGGGCGTCCCGCGCGCACCAGCGCGACCAGCTGCGGATCGGCGATCTGGGCGCGGGTCATCTCCACCAGGTCGGCGATCCCGTCGTCCAGCGCGCGCTGGGCCAGGTCCGGGCCGGTGACCGAACCCTGCAGCACCACGGGGACCGCCCCGGCGACCGTCGAGCGCACGCCGGCGCACAGCGCGCTGTTGAAACCCGGCGGGGTGTGGAAGTCGGGGCGGGTGGCGGCGGTGGACATCGCCGAACCCCGCACCACCACCAGGTAGTCGAGCAGCGGCGCCAGCTCACGGGCGAAGCCCTCGGCGTGCTCGGGCGTGATACCGGCCCACGGTGCCAGCTCGTCGCAGGACAGCCGCAGCCCCACCAGCCGTCCTGCGCCCACCGCCTCGCGCACGGCCCCGAGCACCTGGCGGACCAGCAGCAGCCGGTCGGTGCCGTAGGCGTCCTGGCGCTGGTTGGTCAGGCCGGACAGGAACTGGCGCAGCAGGCTGTACTGGCCGGCGTCGACCTCCACCCCGTGCAGCCCCGATTCCACCGCCAGCCGTGCCGCCGACGCGAACCCGGCGCGCAGCCCGTCCAGTTCGGCCTCCTCCACCTCCATCGGCAGTTCCCGGCTCACCACGTCGGCGACCCGGGACGGCGCCCACAGCGCCGACTGGTGGTAGGCGGAGGAGCCCTGGGAGCCGGCGTGGCCGAGGGAGGCCACCACCAGCGTTCCGTACGGTGCGCACGCGGCCGCGGTGGCCGCCCAGCCGGGGCCGCAGTCCGCGGCCAGCGGGGCCCGCTCGTACGGCCAGTCGGAGACGTGCACGCTCGCCGTCTCGGTGACGACGACACCTGCACCGCCGGCCGCGCGCCGCGCGTAGTAGGCGGCGTGCCGGTCCGACAACGCCCGGCGGCGGGCCAGATTGGTCTCGTGCGGCCCGAACACCACCCGGCTCGGGGCGGTGTACGGGCCCAGGGTGACGGGCTCGGTCAGACGCATGGTCACGCGGCCCCCGGGCTCCCGGGCGCGAACCCGGCCAGCGGGCTGGTGTCACAGGCCCGGTCCGGCACCCCGGCGGCGGCCGGGCGGCGCCCGATGGTCACCGGGACCGGGCCGGACCGCGGACGGGAGCGGTGCGAGTGGTCGCCGCTCGGGCGCGGTGCCGTCCCCGCGCCGACCACGGCCAGCGCCCGCTCCCCGTTGCCCTTCACGCACTCCGGGTCCGGGCCGTCCAGCGGCAGCCCGGTGAAGAACTTCGCGGCCATGCAGCCGCCGCGGCAGGCGTCGTACGCCGGGCAGGCCGTGCACGCGCCGCCGGTCTGCGGGGAGCGCAGCTCGGCGAACAGCTCCGACTCGCGCCACACGGCGGAAAAGCCGCCCGGGGAGCGGACGTTGCCGGCGAGGAAGGTGTCGTGGATGGCGAACGGGCAGGCGTACACGTCGCCGACGGGGTCGATCAGGCAGACCACCCGGCCCGCCCCGCACAGGTTCAGACCCGGCAGCGGCTGTGCGCCGAGGGCGTTGAGGTGGAAGAAGGAGTCGCCGGTGAGCACGTCCTCCCCGTGCGCCAGCAGCCACTCGTACAGCGCGCGCTGCTGGCCGGCCGTCGGGTGCAGCTCGTCCCACACGTCGGCGCCGCGCCCGGAGGGCCGCAGCCGGGTGATGCGCAGCTGGGCGCCGTGGGCGTCGGCGATGGCCTTGAAGTCGTCGAGCTGGCCGGCGTTGTGCCGGGTCACCACCACGCTCAGCTTGAAGTCGCGCATGCCGGCGTCGGCGAGGTGGCGCATCGCGGCCATCGCGGTGTCGTACGAACCCGGCCCGCGCACCGCGTCGTTGACCTCGGCCGTCGCCCCGTCCAGGGAGATCTGCACGTCGACGTAGTCGCTGGCGGCAAGCCGGCGGGCCCGCTCGGGCGTGATGCGCACGCCGTTGGTGGAGAACTTCACCCCGACGTGGTGGTCGGTGGCGTACTCGACCAGCTCCCAGAAGTCGGGGCGCACGGTCGGCTCGCCGCCGCCGATGTTGACGTAGAAGACCTGCATGCGCTCCAGCTCGTCGATCACGGCCTTGCACTCGGCCGTGGTCAGCTCCCCGGGGTCGCGCCGGCCCGAGGAGGACAGGCAGTGCACACACGCCAGGTTGCAGGCGTAGGTCAGCTCCCAGGTCAGGCAGATGGGGGCGTCCAGGCCGCTCTCGAAGTGGTCGACGAGCTTCATGCTGCTTCCTCCAGCAGGTCGCAGGCCGGCTCCTCGGGCCGGGGCTCGATCACGCCGCCCGCGGCGAGGGAGGCGAGAGCGCCGAGGTGGGCGGCGCGTTCGGCGGCGGGCACCCCGGCCGCGTCGAGCGCCGTGTGGACGTCCGGGTGGCCGGCCAGCGACCGTACGACCGCCACCAGCCGGGGTGTCTTCAGGAAGCACAGCCGGCGGGTGCCGAAGTGGTAGGCGAGCGCCCCGAAGGGCTCGGGGCGCAGCGCCACGCTCGGTGAGCACCGGTAGGGGCGCTCGGGGGTGAACACGGGGGCGGCCTCCGGTCAGTAGACGCCGCACATGCCGTCGATGGAGACCTCTTCGACGAGCAGTTCCTCGGCGTACTCGGCGTCCGCCGCGATCCCGGGTGCCTCCTCGGTCCGGGGCGTCTCCTCGGCGTCCATGGCGGTCCCTCCTTCGAACGATGCCGTGCGCATCCGTCCTGGAAGATGCTCTCGGACACCGACGAAAAGGACCACCCCTAACAAATTAGGGGTGGTCCGGTGAGCCCATCGCGGAGGGTTCTGCCTTTTCTCAGTCGGAAAGTTCCCTGTCCCGCGTTCCCGTCATGATCGCGAGCAGCGCATAGGAAAGGTCCGGGCCGGTGGGAGCGGATTCCGGGTCGATCAGCCACTGGGCCATGACTCCGGTGAGCAGCGCCTGGAAAAAGGAGCCGACCGCGCGCACGGTCCGCTCGTCGCTCTCTTCCTCCAGCTGCGCCAGGAGAGCCTCGCCCATGCCGACCCGGGCCTCCTGGAGACCATCGGCGAGCGCCTCCCGGATTTCGGGGGAATGCTCGATCTGGGTGAGTGCCTCGAAATTGACGGACCAGAGCCGGCGGTGTCCGGAGAACAGCTCGATCACCTTGGTCCAGACCGCCTCGAACTGCTCGCGCGGGGATGCCGGTGACTCGTCGTCGTAGGCCATGGACTTTTCCAGCGCCTCGCCCCATTCGGCGTTGGCGCGGATCAGGGCCTCGTTGAGAAGTGCTTCCTTCGAGCCGTAGTGGTAGCCGATGGAGGCGAGGTTCGCGCCTGACGCGGCGACGATGTCACGGGCTGTCGTGCGGGCATAGCCTTTCTCGGTCAGGCACTGCTTCGCACCTTCGAGTAGAGCGTCGCGATGTCCCATTCCAAGACCTTACCACATTTCTCATACGATTGTATAATTCAAGCGTATTAGACGCCTGTACAAATCGGATCAGCGGGGCAGGCCCCTCAGGTACTCGATCATCGTCGCGATGAACCGCTCCGGTTCCTCCAGGTGCGGCAGGTGACTCGACTCCTCGAAGATCTCCCACCGCGCGTCCGGGATCAGTTCCGCGTACGGCCGCACCGTCTCCGGGGTCGCCTCGTCGTACCGGCCGGACAGGACCAGCGTGGGCACCTCGATGTCCGGCAGACAGTCCTCCACCCCCCAGTCCCTGAGCGTGCCGATCACATGGAACTCGCTGGGCCCGTTCATCGTCCGGTACACGGTCGGATCGTTGGTGATCTCGTAGAACGACGCCTGGTAGTCGCGCGGCCAGGGCTTGAGACGGCACACGTGCTTCTCGTAGAAGACGCGCATCGCCTCGTGGTACTCCTCGCTGTCCGTCGTCCCCGCGGCCTCGTGACGCAGCAGGACCTCGTTGACACCGGGGGGCAGCTGGGCCCGCAGCACGGCCATCTCCCGCAGCCACAGCGGATACGAGGCGGGGGCGTTGGCGATCACCAGTCCCCGCAGCCCCGCCGGCCGTGCGGCGGCGTGCCGGGCGACGAGCAGCCCGCCCCAGGACTGCCCGAACAGCACGTAGTTGTCGGCGACGCCGAGCCGGTGCAGCAGGTTGTCCAGCTCGTCCAGGAACAGCTGCGGGGTCCAGAAGTCCTCGCCCTTGTCCGGCAGGTGGGTGGAGCCGCCGTTGCCCAGCTGGTCGTAGAGCACCACCGGCCAGCCCACTGCCGCGAAGACCTCCATCCCGCGCAGGTAGTCGTGAGTGCTGCCCGGCCCCCCGTGCACCACCACGAGCGCGGGCAGCGGCGAACCGGGATCCCCGCTGATGCGGTACCAGGTCTTGAAGTCGCCGAAGG
This sequence is a window from Streptomyces sp. NBC_00557. Protein-coding genes within it:
- a CDS encoding mycofactocin-associated electron transfer flavoprotein alpha subunit (Built with help from friend_finder, bracket5, and grep mycofactocin), coding for MSARLPERVAVLVVRDGVLPLGADEAVAEADGHALVAGSRAAAGARELVAARRVWTADSGTSPAALSVALAPLLAAVRIVILPASPDGRDLAPRLAAELGRPLLASALEVLPHGADVLRLGGSALVELTVDGPFVATLEPGVRGAVPVPGPVETGELTLSAPAPAVPDAVHVADLDTSADAGDLAAARRVLGAGGGLGGPEAVALLAEAGAALDMAVGGTRVVTDAGWLEYARQIGTTGVTVDPDLYVAFGVSGAPHHTGGLGAPRHVVSVNTDPYCPMTAMADLGIVADAPAVLAALTRRLREVGDAA
- a CDS encoding oxidoreductase, giving the protein MRLTEPVTLGPYTAPSRVVFGPHETNLARRRALSDRHAAYYARRAAGGAGVVVTETASVHVSDWPYERAPLAADCGPGWAATAAACAPYGTLVVASLGHAGSQGSSAYHQSALWAPSRVADVVSRELPMEVEEAELDGLRAGFASAARLAVESGLHGVEVDAGQYSLLRQFLSGLTNQRQDAYGTDRLLLVRQVLGAVREAVGAGRLVGLRLSCDELAPWAGITPEHAEGFARELAPLLDYLVVVRGSAMSTAATRPDFHTPPGFNSALCAGVRSTVAGAVPVVLQGSVTGPDLAQRALDDGIADLVEMTRAQIADPQLVALVRAGRPERVRPCVLCNQKCRVRDNRNPVVSCAVDPRSGHETEDPPDTPLRREPGSVAAAARETDAPGRPDGAPPGASGHAVLVVGGGPAGLEAARVLAAHGHPVELVERTERLGGMLRVAGGRWAPLLDWLESEVRRLGVVVRTGTEAAARDLTGRRVVLATGSRPGPRRYDVDGGTVLEAADLLAGRAALPDGPVLVHDPVGDATGVALADRLAAEGRETALVTPDQVAGTQLALTGDLADAHARLARAGVSLLRRAVLRAVLADAALVEDSVTGEQHKVACAAVVHCGHRLPDTSLTAPAGAVPAGDRVAPRTVHEALLEGRRAALALHGGEGGASR
- a CDS encoding proline iminopeptidase-family hydrolase encodes the protein MSVASIVKGTVPFGDFKTWYRISGDPGSPLPALVVVHGGPGSTHDYLRGMEVFAAVGWPVVLYDQLGNGGSTHLPDKGEDFWTPQLFLDELDNLLHRLGVADNYVLFGQSWGGLLVARHAAARPAGLRGLVIANAPASYPLWLREMAVLRAQLPPGVNEVLLRHEAAGTTDSEEYHEAMRVFYEKHVCRLKPWPRDYQASFYEITNDPTVYRTMNGPSEFHVIGTLRDWGVEDCLPDIEVPTLVLSGRYDEATPETVRPYAELIPDARWEIFEESSHLPHLEEPERFIATMIEYLRGLPR
- a CDS encoding TetR/AcrR family transcriptional regulator, giving the protein MGHRDALLEGAKQCLTEKGYARTTARDIVAASGANLASIGYHYGSKEALLNEALIRANAEWGEALEKSMAYDDESPASPREQFEAVWTKVIELFSGHRRLWSVNFEALTQIEHSPEIREALADGLQEARVGMGEALLAQLEEESDERTVRAVGSFFQALLTGVMAQWLIDPESAPTGPDLSYALLAIMTGTRDRELSD
- a CDS encoding mycofactocin system FadH/OYE family oxidoreductase 2; the protein is MKLLFSPLRLGPLTLANRIVFSAHLTNYAEDGLPSEQHAAYYAARAAGGAGLIITEEHSTHATDWPYEKLIHGFRPEAVAGYRRITEAVHAHGTPILAQLNHNGGQASSMYSRLPVWAPSPVPDPLFREVPKEVTTAEIAEIVAGYGTVAGHCAEGGFDGVELQCSHSSIVRGFLSPATNLRTDAYGGPLEHRVRILTEIVDAVREAIGPDRVLGVRLCGDELLDGGTTIEEAVATARLVEATGKVDYINTSIGVATSTLYMIEASMSVPPGYALFVSNAIRSAVRLPVIGVGRIKDPVQAERALAEGHCDLVGVVRGQIADPDFAAKARAGHTPHIRTCLSCNQECVGRMGLNRWLGCIENPRAGREAVPLPAPGPRPRRVLVVGGGPAGLQAAATAAQRGHRVTLYERAPATGGQVATAATAPSRAEFLDVVRNLLAECLRHGVDIRTGVEATAESLRAEAPDAVVLATGARPQPPYWAGGLERIVDVRDVLEGRAAPQAGQRVLVVDELGFHQATSTAELLADRGCRVRISTPGMVVGQDLGVTLDLETYGVRAHAKGIAHATDQVVTGARPGGQGDGEVELDILTHTTNTTARERYDWVVCAVHQAPEDALWHALTDAPFPVHRAGDCLTPRRAHAAVVEGHRVGAAL
- the mftC gene encoding mycofactocin radical SAM maturase (MftC is a radical SAM/SPASM enzyme that catalyzes the first two steps in biosynthesis of the electron carrier mycofactocin from the terminal Val-Tyr dipeptide of the precursor peptide MftA.) — translated: MKLVDHFESGLDAPICLTWELTYACNLACVHCLSSSGRRDPGELTTAECKAVIDELERMQVFYVNIGGGEPTVRPDFWELVEYATDHHVGVKFSTNGVRITPERARRLAASDYVDVQISLDGATAEVNDAVRGPGSYDTAMAAMRHLADAGMRDFKLSVVVTRHNAGQLDDFKAIADAHGAQLRITRLRPSGRGADVWDELHPTAGQQRALYEWLLAHGEDVLTGDSFFHLNALGAQPLPGLNLCGAGRVVCLIDPVGDVYACPFAIHDTFLAGNVRSPGGFSAVWRESELFAELRSPQTGGACTACPAYDACRGGCMAAKFFTGLPLDGPDPECVKGNGERALAVVGAGTAPRPSGDHSHRSRPRSGPVPVTIGRRPAAAGVPDRACDTSPLAGFAPGSPGAA
- the mftB gene encoding mycofactocin biosynthesis chaperone MftB (MftB, a small protein, is a peptide chaperone that assists the radical SAM enzyme MftC in performing two modifications to the C-terminal Val-Tyr dipeptide of the mycofactocin precursor peptide, MftA. MftB's role is analogous to the role of PqqD in the biosynthesis of PQQ, a cofactor that derives entirely from a Tyr and a Glu in the precursor PqqA.) — its product is MFTPERPYRCSPSVALRPEPFGALAYHFGTRRLCFLKTPRLVAVVRSLAGHPDVHTALDAAGVPAAERAAHLGALASLAAGGVIEPRPEEPACDLLEEAA
- the mftA gene encoding mycofactocin precursor MftA (Mycofactocin is a small molecule electron carrier derived from the final two amino acids, Val-Tyr, of MftA, the mycofactocin precursor. It plays a role in redox homeostasis and the metabolism of alcohols and aldehydes in Actinobacteria, including Mycobacterium tuberculosis.), whose protein sequence is MDAEETPRTEEAPGIAADAEYAEELLVEEVSIDGMCGVY